The following coding sequences are from one uncultured Desulfobacter sp. window:
- a CDS encoding PEP-CTERM sorting domain-containing protein yields the protein MKQKLLSSIALMFGLLFGFTSAFASSFDTNVQMNLGTTTINNIQTFDWSATSVTAIDANITVKGTDGNTYSTTLTEYFSGADIDSGTGTYTKTTGDSIALNVNTQSTLGGFDVDNGSSVDTVSVTAGYEITMALSMTEWASYSYNSTTGSDTLEFYAVDSGSYAFYLDDTTNDSDGSLTSNIGTGVGYTDGDKFLSGSVTAVGGTFTTSSTGSIGVTSVVNSIDDYDNSIIDADPSSPDVILSEATFITDIELLSSSDLPDNFELADLIGTTIGIDDYEIVVSTLLLSADGSTDFSAVPEPATLALVGLGLLGLAGIGRRKAS from the coding sequence ATGAAACAAAAGTTATTATCAAGTATAGCCCTGATGTTTGGATTGTTATTTGGTTTTACAAGTGCATTTGCAAGCTCATTTGACACAAATGTTCAGATGAACCTCGGTACTACCACGATCAACAACATACAAACCTTCGACTGGAGTGCAACTAGCGTTACTGCCATTGATGCTAACATTACGGTTAAAGGTACGGATGGCAACACCTACTCTACAACTTTAACAGAGTACTTTTCTGGCGCGGATATTGATTCAGGAACAGGAACCTACACAAAAACAACTGGTGATTCAATCGCGTTAAACGTCAATACACAGTCTACGCTTGGGGGGTTTGACGTTGATAATGGTAGCTCCGTTGATACCGTCAGTGTTACCGCCGGCTACGAAATTACCATGGCACTTAGCATGACCGAATGGGCTTCTTATAGCTATAATTCGACAACTGGAAGTGATACTTTAGAGTTTTACGCGGTCGATTCAGGTTCTTACGCCTTTTATTTGGATGATACGACTAACGATAGTGATGGTTCTCTAACATCTAATATTGGTACAGGTGTGGGGTACACTGATGGCGATAAGTTCTTGTCTGGTTCTGTGACCGCTGTAGGTGGAACTTTTACGACGAGCTCCACTGGTTCTATTGGTGTCACTTCGGTTGTCAATAGTATTGACGATTATGACAATTCAATCATAGATGCTGATCCTTCTTCCCCTGATGTAATTCTGTCAGAGGCAACATTTATAACAGATATTGAACTTCTTAGCAGTAGCGATCTGCCGGACAATTTCGAACTTGCTGACCTGATAGGAACAACAATTGGCATTGACGATTATGAAATTGTTGTTTCCACACTTTTACTCAGTGCAGACGGGAGCACGGATTTTAGTGCCGTGCCTGAACCTGCCACATTAGCATTGGTAGGACTTGGACTCCTTGGGCTTGCCGGAATTGGACGCCGCAAAGCTTCATAA
- a CDS encoding acyltransferase, which translates to MRKISIGPIAVFSFLLTLTLILSILTTMGTIGKINLGAFTGVGLTIGFIVIFYAYSIFIYRVFLHFRPVPEGDVPKNSPEEFNHNVYVLYFLVLFRPLIGTKLIPVPINRIIYLLLGAELGDNTYCAGIILDPPLTEIGANSILGHDSTLYSHAIEGQHLSNEKIVIGDNVTIGAHSIVMSGVTIGNDAIIAAGSIVLKNTKIRENEIWAGIPARFIKTKVK; encoded by the coding sequence ATGAGAAAAATATCCATTGGCCCAATTGCCGTATTTTCTTTTTTATTAACGTTGACGCTCATTCTAAGTATTCTGACAACAATGGGTACGATTGGCAAAATCAATTTAGGCGCCTTTACAGGTGTGGGGCTGACAATAGGATTTATTGTTATTTTTTATGCGTATTCTATTTTCATTTACCGGGTATTTCTTCATTTCAGGCCCGTACCGGAAGGTGATGTTCCTAAAAACAGCCCTGAAGAGTTTAATCATAATGTATATGTTCTCTATTTTCTGGTCTTGTTTCGCCCTCTGATCGGCACAAAGTTGATCCCGGTACCAATTAACCGGATTATTTATTTGTTACTAGGCGCAGAACTAGGAGACAACACCTATTGTGCCGGGATTATTCTGGATCCGCCCTTGACCGAGATAGGTGCAAACTCCATTCTTGGTCATGATTCAACACTTTATTCTCATGCTATCGAAGGGCAGCATTTGTCTAATGAAAAAATTGTAATCGGGGACAATGTTACTATCGGTGCGCACAGCATAGTAATGTCTGGCGTAACGATTGGCAATGATGCAATTATCGCTGCCGGTTCTATAGTGCTTAAAAATACTAAGATTAGAGAAAACGAAATCTGGGCAGGGATTCCAGCAAGATTTATTAAGACAAAGGTAAAATGA
- a CDS encoding DUF1302 family protein: protein MTHDNCSDVESVNLLLAINKKEDQDLDALFSAPEQNSVSIDAGVIEDLPTEPAENNRSNLILSGELRNETAYRIDTPHHLSKVENIFDLKSSGSVSDNLSYVAGARLAYDAVFDLTNEYNHSVESDQELNVDIRDTYIDLNLGKFDLRLGNQQIVWGQAVGLFFADIVNPKDLREYILPDLDQIRIPVPAANIESYYNDYYFQVIFIPFPEFNEFGKQGSEFDFSRQLYNLDADIILNDPADPSNSLENSEIGGRIGWFKNGWDLALFYFYDMYNFPVNYRFISAGTSGTHPVTITYKPEYERIHRIGSTFSKEFMDAIFKGEFIYNSEMFFESSDISDMDGITKSPSFNWLMGVDYTFFNTLDTNFQIMQNFIINHDNSMSDKKYSTSFSVWLKTSFFENRIEPECFFVASLNQRDWLIRPKLNYIFNDKIKITIGGDLFYGEPDGSFGIFNQNDRGYVEILYKF from the coding sequence GTGACTCATGATAATTGCAGCGATGTGGAATCTGTCAATCTACTGCTCGCCATAAATAAAAAAGAGGATCAAGATCTGGATGCATTGTTCAGCGCGCCTGAACAAAATTCTGTTTCAATTGATGCAGGCGTTATAGAAGATTTACCTACAGAACCGGCAGAAAATAATCGCTCAAATTTGATACTTTCAGGGGAACTCCGAAACGAAACAGCATACAGGATAGATACGCCCCACCATCTGTCAAAGGTCGAAAATATCTTCGACTTGAAATCATCCGGAAGCGTGTCGGACAATCTGTCCTACGTTGCCGGGGCCAGGTTGGCTTACGATGCTGTATTTGATCTGACAAATGAATATAATCATAGTGTTGAATCCGACCAGGAGCTGAATGTAGACATAAGAGACACATATATTGATTTGAATCTCGGCAAATTTGATTTGAGACTGGGAAATCAGCAAATCGTATGGGGTCAGGCTGTGGGGCTATTTTTTGCAGATATTGTGAATCCCAAAGATTTAAGGGAATATATTTTGCCTGACCTTGACCAGATTCGGATACCTGTCCCAGCGGCAAATATAGAATCATATTATAACGATTATTACTTCCAGGTTATTTTTATTCCCTTTCCTGAATTCAATGAATTTGGAAAGCAGGGCTCTGAGTTTGATTTTTCCAGGCAGCTTTATAATTTGGACGCAGATATCATTTTAAATGATCCGGCCGATCCTTCAAACAGCCTTGAGAACAGCGAGATAGGCGGACGTATCGGCTGGTTTAAAAACGGTTGGGATTTAGCCCTCTTTTATTTCTACGATATGTATAATTTCCCTGTGAATTACCGTTTTATTTCAGCCGGCACGTCAGGAACTCATCCTGTCACAATTACCTATAAACCTGAATATGAAAGAATCCATCGGATAGGCTCAACATTTTCAAAAGAATTTATGGACGCCATTTTCAAAGGGGAATTTATATATAACAGCGAAATGTTTTTCGAATCCTCAGATATATCCGACATGGATGGGATCACAAAAAGCCCCTCTTTTAACTGGCTCATGGGCGTGGACTACACTTTTTTTAATACCCTGGATACTAATTTTCAGATTATGCAGAATTTTATAATAAACCATGACAATAGTATGTCAGATAAAAAATATTCCACCTCTTTTTCCGTTTGGTTAAAAACCTCCTTTTTCGAAAATCGTATAGAACCCGAGTGTTTTTTTGTTGCCAGCCTGAATCAAAGGGACTGGTTGATTCGCCCTAAACTTAACTATATTTTTAACGATAAAATTAAAATTACCATAGGCGGCGACCTTTTTTATGGCGAGCCTGACGGAAGTTTTGGTATTTTCAATCAAAATGACAGGGGATACGTTGAAATCTTGTACAAATTTTGA
- a CDS encoding outer membrane lipoprotein-sorting protein, with translation MRNIFILLMTAVAGLLIFSMAASADALTAEKILQNMDAVRNPQTDYRLTARMVSKKPGKKDKTAAYEILMKGQDKTIIKTLEPEMDRGTSLLMLRYDLWVFLQNISKPLRISLQQRLFGEAANGDIARANFSGDYDPVLTEEVTIKGKPFYVLDLTAKNEKVTYHKVRIWVMQETFFPLKGEFYAVSGKLLKICYFTNYKNILEQMRPTRLVLDNPLVKGQRTIIDYTDMRLDDFQDKMFTKNYMKKLKY, from the coding sequence ATGAGAAATATTTTTATACTTTTGATGACCGCAGTGGCCGGGTTGCTTATTTTTTCAATGGCTGCATCGGCGGACGCGCTCACGGCCGAAAAAATACTTCAGAATATGGACGCTGTGCGAAACCCTCAAACCGATTACAGGCTCACGGCAAGGATGGTCAGCAAAAAGCCCGGGAAAAAGGATAAAACAGCGGCCTATGAAATTTTGATGAAGGGGCAGGATAAAACCATAATTAAAACCCTGGAACCTGAAATGGACAGGGGTACGTCCCTATTAATGCTCAGGTATGACTTGTGGGTATTTCTTCAGAATATTTCCAAACCCCTTAGAATCTCTTTGCAGCAGCGGCTTTTTGGAGAAGCCGCCAATGGTGATATTGCAAGGGCAAATTTTTCGGGAGACTATGATCCGGTCTTAACAGAAGAGGTAACCATTAAAGGAAAACCATTTTATGTTCTTGATCTGACCGCAAAAAATGAAAAAGTAACTTATCATAAGGTGCGGATTTGGGTGATGCAAGAAACTTTTTTCCCCCTCAAAGGAGAATTCTACGCGGTTTCAGGCAAACTGCTTAAAATTTGTTACTTTACCAACTATAAAAATATACTGGAGCAAATGCGCCCGACCCGCCTGGTGCTTGATAACCCGCTCGTTAAGGGGCAGAGAACCATTATTGACTATACGGATATGCGGCTGGACGATTTTCAGGATAAGATGTTCACTAAGAATTATATGAAAAAATTGAAATATTAA
- a CDS encoding FtsX-like permease family protein produces MQLPISLKLALRNVFRNRIRSLITLAAIAFGGVSIIIAGGFFEDTFMQMREGVIHSHLGHIQIYKEGYNDHGSSAPFDYLIEDPEDITGELTAIEHVKLITPRISFSGMISTGDNTVAVFCQGIDPEGELILNKIDTIKSSDTGLAIQSGANLVKGDEFEVILGRGLAKNIGAKPGDSLVLLTNTVGGSLNAFDLNVKGIFYTASKEFDDRALRLPMHIAQQLIRTKGIQTLVVLLDRTENTQTVKQQVLKTIKGMGLEIKTWNQLADFYNKTVELYGRQFFVLKLIITIIVILSIFNTINMAIWERTREIGTIMAMGYKKTDILKLFLTEGLILGFFGGIAGIAMGAGLAWGISFIGIPMPPPPGATVGWTAFIKVVPALLISSMVISVSAALVSSFYPAFKASNLNITDALRHY; encoded by the coding sequence ATGCAACTGCCGATAAGTTTGAAATTAGCATTGAGGAATGTTTTTAGGAATAGGATCAGAAGCCTGATTACCCTTGCCGCAATAGCATTCGGCGGGGTCTCCATAATTATTGCAGGCGGTTTTTTTGAAGATACCTTTATGCAAATGAGAGAGGGTGTGATCCACAGCCATCTTGGACACATCCAGATCTATAAAGAAGGATATAATGACCATGGTTCTTCAGCTCCTTTTGATTATTTAATTGAAGATCCGGAAGATATTACAGGCGAACTTACTGCAATCGAACATGTTAAGCTGATTACGCCCAGAATTTCATTTTCAGGCATGATCAGCACCGGTGATAATACCGTTGCCGTTTTCTGCCAGGGGATAGATCCGGAAGGGGAACTGATTCTAAATAAGATTGATACAATCAAAAGTTCCGATACGGGGCTGGCCATTCAGTCCGGAGCCAACCTTGTTAAAGGAGATGAGTTTGAAGTCATCCTCGGCCGGGGTCTGGCAAAGAACATCGGGGCGAAGCCAGGTGACTCACTGGTACTCTTGACCAACACCGTCGGCGGATCCTTAAATGCCTTTGACCTGAATGTGAAAGGCATTTTTTATACTGCTTCAAAGGAATTTGACGACAGAGCGCTGCGTTTGCCCATGCATATTGCCCAACAACTTATCAGGACAAAGGGTATTCAGACCCTTGTTGTCCTCCTTGACCGAACCGAAAATACACAAACAGTCAAACAACAGGTCCTGAAAACAATTAAAGGTATGGGGCTTGAAATAAAGACCTGGAATCAGCTGGCAGATTTCTATAATAAAACGGTTGAATTGTATGGCAGGCAATTTTTTGTTTTAAAATTAATCATAACTATTATTGTCATTTTGAGTATTTTTAACACCATAAACATGGCGATTTGGGAGCGGACCCGTGAAATCGGAACAATTATGGCAATGGGGTACAAAAAGACAGATATATTAAAACTCTTTTTAACCGAAGGGCTGATTCTGGGATTTTTTGGCGGTATTGCAGGTATTGCAATGGGTGCCGGTCTGGCTTGGGGAATTTCATTTATCGGCATCCCAATGCCCCCGCCGCCCGGGGCTACCGTTGGTTGGACAGCATTTATAAAGGTCGTTCCTGCACTTCTGATCTCATCAATGGTGATTTCTGTTAGCGCAGCGTTGGTTTCATCTTTTTACCCTGCGTTTAAAGCATCCAACCTCAATATTACAGATGCATTGAGACATTATTAA
- a CDS encoding ABC transporter ATP-binding protein, whose protein sequence is MNIIEAKNVTRTFQLGKVQVTALDDVSITVDKGEFLAIAGPSGSGKTTLLNLIGCIDTATKGYIEIDGQDVSRMNSDQLADIRANKLSFIFQTFNLIPVLSAYENVEYPLLLHEKNPAKRRDKILQALHSVALDRHIKHRPDELSGGQRQRVAIARALVTNPKIILADEPTANLDIKTGEKILEIMKQINEEKKTAFIFSTHDPKVMGMASRIISIRDGQISKYSHFDRRMDISRNGSYKGEERRRGTEPRESN, encoded by the coding sequence ATGAACATTATAGAGGCAAAAAATGTAACAAGAACTTTTCAACTCGGTAAAGTACAGGTAACCGCATTAGATGATGTCAGCATTACCGTTGACAAAGGAGAATTTTTAGCCATTGCGGGCCCTTCCGGAAGCGGCAAAACCACCTTGCTGAACCTGATTGGATGTATTGATACGGCAACTAAAGGATATATCGAAATTGATGGTCAAGATGTCAGCCGAATGAATTCAGATCAACTGGCTGACATCAGGGCTAACAAACTGAGTTTCATTTTCCAGACCTTTAATCTCATCCCCGTGTTGTCAGCATACGAAAATGTAGAATATCCTCTGCTCCTCCACGAAAAAAATCCGGCTAAGCGGCGGGATAAAATTCTACAGGCCCTGCACAGTGTTGCGCTTGACAGGCATATCAAACACCGGCCGGATGAACTCAGCGGCGGTCAGCGGCAACGTGTAGCCATTGCCAGAGCATTGGTAACAAATCCCAAAATCATCCTTGCCGACGAACCCACGGCCAATCTTGATATTAAAACAGGCGAAAAAATTCTTGAAATTATGAAACAAATTAATGAAGAAAAAAAGACCGCCTTTATTTTTTCTACCCACGATCCCAAAGTGATGGGTATGGCCTCAAGGATTATCAGTATCCGTGACGGGCAAATTTCAAAATACAGCCATTTTGACAGACGGATGGATATCAGCAGAAATGGGTCTTATAAAGGGGAGGAACGAAGACGAGGAACCGAGCCCAGGGAGTCCAATTAA
- a CDS encoding ThiF family adenylyltransferase, whose protein sequence is MEAYLKKLREYGIFSQKEYHAEAFSRNIGLLSPAEQEAITKAKIGIPGMGGVGGAHLITMVRTGITRFNLADFDIYEPANINRQFGARVPEFGRPKLEVMKEQALSINPFLEIKEFPDGIRTENLDEFLEGVSLVIDSLDFFAFDIRRQLFKRAREKGIHVITAGPLGFGSALLIFAPDKGMGFDEYFNIVEDMKPEDQHLAFALGLAPKALQFRYMDTSKVSFESRKGPSLNIACQLCTGIAGTEAVRIILGRGDIKPVPYYLQFDPYLRKYYTKKLNMGNRHPWQKIKAAMIKNKVSKNTPMRPEEPEIPRIPIQDSNIPEEIIDYIIKAGIQAPSGDNAQPWKFAKSNNRIDLYLDKTADNSFFNVNQMASIISCGAVIENMKIAATRFGLKIDLYYEQDRKTAQMNLSQTDTPDQDTLAAYIWKRQTNRKSFETQKAPQALLEELHNSIRGIPGTDLHFITDRLQLKKLARLVGKADQIRAERQDLHEHLVKMIRFSPTEASKKRDGFYIKNLEAGMHGEAFLRATRSWPVMNVANKLGFGKIIAKTAYDAIINSCGAGLVVTQGFQEENFLNGGRALERVWLTLTKCGFELQPMTAVTLFFLRKQLEGDTAFDQNHRELLNGIRNEYRSIFSCCNFKQEGQVMLFRFGKAPDIKYKTLRKQMKDLLI, encoded by the coding sequence GTGGAAGCATATTTAAAAAAACTTCGTGAATACGGCATTTTTTCCCAGAAAGAATATCATGCCGAGGCTTTCTCACGAAATATAGGACTCCTTTCGCCGGCGGAACAAGAGGCTATCACCAAGGCAAAAATTGGGATTCCGGGTATGGGAGGGGTGGGCGGTGCGCACCTTATCACCATGGTGAGAACAGGAATTACCAGGTTTAATCTTGCCGATTTTGATATATACGAACCGGCGAATATTAATCGTCAGTTCGGCGCCCGGGTGCCGGAATTTGGTCGTCCTAAGTTAGAAGTAATGAAGGAACAGGCATTAAGCATCAATCCTTTTTTGGAAATCAAAGAGTTTCCAGATGGTATTCGTACAGAAAATTTAGACGAATTTTTAGAGGGTGTTTCTCTTGTTATAGATTCTCTGGATTTTTTCGCCTTTGACATTCGCAGACAACTTTTTAAACGAGCAAGGGAAAAAGGCATTCATGTAATAACGGCTGGCCCCTTAGGATTCGGTTCTGCCCTGCTGATATTTGCACCTGACAAAGGAATGGGATTTGATGAGTACTTCAACATTGTCGAGGATATGAAACCCGAAGACCAGCATCTTGCATTCGCTCTGGGGCTTGCGCCCAAGGCACTCCAGTTTAGATACATGGACACTTCGAAGGTCAGTTTTGAGTCAAGGAAAGGCCCATCCTTGAATATTGCCTGCCAGCTTTGCACGGGGATAGCCGGAACAGAAGCGGTTAGAATTATTCTGGGAAGGGGTGACATTAAACCGGTCCCCTATTATCTTCAATTTGATCCGTATCTTCGAAAATATTATACAAAAAAATTGAATATGGGAAATAGGCATCCCTGGCAAAAAATCAAAGCCGCGATGATAAAAAACAAGGTGAGCAAAAATACGCCAATGAGGCCTGAGGAACCTGAAATACCAAGAATACCAATTCAGGATAGTAATATACCCGAAGAGATCATTGACTATATTATAAAAGCCGGTATACAGGCGCCTTCGGGTGACAATGCTCAACCGTGGAAATTTGCCAAGTCAAATAACCGCATAGACCTATACCTGGACAAAACTGCGGATAATTCTTTTTTCAATGTGAATCAGATGGCATCGATCATTTCCTGCGGAGCAGTTATTGAAAATATGAAAATCGCAGCCACCCGTTTTGGCCTGAAAATAGACCTCTATTACGAACAGGACAGAAAGACGGCACAGATGAATTTATCCCAAACCGACACACCTGATCAGGATACGCTTGCCGCTTATATTTGGAAGCGGCAAACCAATCGAAAATCATTTGAGACCCAAAAGGCTCCCCAGGCGTTGCTTGAAGAACTCCACAATTCAATCAGAGGTATTCCTGGTACTGATCTTCATTTTATAACGGACAGACTTCAGCTTAAAAAACTTGCTCGACTTGTGGGTAAAGCAGACCAAATCAGGGCGGAGAGACAGGATCTCCACGAACATCTAGTTAAAATGATCCGGTTTTCTCCGACTGAAGCTTCGAAAAAACGGGACGGATTTTACATTAAAAATCTTGAGGCTGGTATGCATGGTGAAGCGTTTCTTAGGGCGACCCGTTCATGGCCGGTAATGAATGTAGCAAATAAACTTGGATTCGGAAAAATTATTGCGAAAACGGCATATGACGCCATTATAAATTCGTGCGGTGCGGGACTTGTAGTTACTCAGGGATTCCAGGAAGAAAATTTTCTTAACGGCGGGCGTGCTTTGGAAAGGGTCTGGCTTACACTGACAAAATGCGGATTTGAACTTCAGCCCATGACGGCAGTAACTTTATTTTTTTTGCGAAAACAGCTTGAAGGGGACACGGCCTTTGACCAGAATCACCGAGAGCTGCTGAACGGTATTCGGAATGAGTATAGATCTATCTTTTCATGCTGTAACTTTAAACAGGAGGGCCAGGTCATGCTGTTTCGGTTTGGCAAAGCCCCAGACATCAAATACAAAACACTAAGAAAGCAAATGAAAGATTTATTGATTTAA
- a CDS encoding PEP-CTERM/exosortase system-associated acyltransferase: MFEFDYGKFRFKEVDSDDLLRQVFRLRFEVYAREFGFENPHDFPDKLENDEYDDSSVHFVALNEEGEVIGTVRMILDSAKGFPVEHASNITGFKDKPDPSRITEVSRLAVSKTMRRRPEDGIYGVESYIPKSKGGVSDIPNKNNPAIEKRQKPMIILGLYKVVYMKCKALGITHMYMITEDKLFYALKKFGFVFVQVGEPVEYHGKRTPYATSWEVIEKYMAQEHSDLLKFLTFGLDEKYRPPFLD; this comes from the coding sequence ATGTTTGAATTCGATTATGGGAAATTCCGTTTCAAGGAAGTAGATTCGGATGACCTTCTCAGGCAAGTTTTCAGGCTGAGATTTGAGGTCTATGCACGGGAATTTGGATTTGAAAATCCGCATGATTTTCCAGATAAATTGGAAAACGATGAATATGATGATAGCTCAGTGCATTTTGTGGCCTTGAATGAGGAAGGTGAGGTGATTGGGACAGTAAGGATGATTTTGGATTCAGCAAAAGGATTTCCTGTGGAGCATGCATCCAATATAACGGGTTTTAAGGACAAGCCGGATCCATCCCGTATCACGGAAGTGTCAAGGCTTGCAGTCTCCAAAACTATGCGGCGCAGACCCGAAGACGGTATATATGGTGTGGAATCTTATATCCCAAAATCAAAGGGCGGTGTATCCGATATCCCTAATAAAAACAATCCAGCCATCGAAAAACGACAAAAGCCTATGATCATCCTCGGGCTTTATAAAGTTGTTTATATGAAATGCAAGGCCCTAGGCATCACACACATGTATATGATAACCGAGGATAAATTGTTTTATGCATTAAAAAAATTCGGTTTTGTGTTTGTTCAGGTCGGAGAACCGGTTGAATATCACGGTAAAAGAACGCCTTACGCCACCTCGTGGGAGGTCATTGAGAAGTATATGGCTCAAGAACATTCCGATCTGTTGAAATTTTTAACATTTGGTCTTGATGAAAAATATCGTCCCCCATTTTTGGATTAA
- a CDS encoding cyclic nucleotide-binding and patatin-like phospholipase domain-containing protein, producing MITKLQDLHEFLSRIPLFSSVPADQIREIAGLFKKESYNKGDVICRQGEPGDSMYVIHSGTVSVFKQSDGQRFFVSELKRGNFFGEISLLSGRFRNSTVEASLDVTVYCLSRENFDVLIKTNRSIGLYLSRFYAKRMSVEAEDGAPHPMVPIFYAVSATGPELGVSHFLYSVSFHISDESHKKVVVIEPHLEADRIMEKYDLARIECPDQGLFSLLPPDSYKSADIHWYEHLSGFHVLQLRTGFSKRLSEIMPVLMASLKESYDVVFFNLTHFLNDMERLFVRLCDRTLLLVHNTEEKFKEVRSRLTELETICGPSAFLGKIRVGVSHLYGEKGIARQELRQRFGLSETPGIWVDRSELAVKDRIDTDKCFPVRGPRAVAREIAGIRLGLALGAGGARGWAHIGVLKVLEDAGIHIDMISGTSMGALVGGIYAASASVEKLKQSTIDLFRTRSDTRRKIFDYTVPRQGLLKGKKAAQLVRNAVSNADFLDLIIPTYLVGVDILNEEEVIFETGDVTDAVRASIAIPAVFSPFKHQGRWMVDGGLLNPVPVDILLRKGADMVIAVCIESKPSEAKTTRKDPSIKQIISQTISIVHGRATSDFVKNADLVLYPDVGAYAWDDFHQGTALMHHGMTECSERLNEIQQMRKAKGVKT from the coding sequence ATGATAACTAAGTTACAAGACCTTCATGAATTTCTTTCTCGGATACCCTTGTTTTCATCGGTACCGGCGGATCAGATCCGGGAAATTGCCGGATTGTTTAAAAAGGAATCTTATAATAAAGGCGATGTCATTTGTCGCCAGGGCGAGCCTGGGGATTCCATGTATGTGATTCATTCGGGCACAGTGTCCGTATTCAAGCAATCGGATGGACAACGCTTTTTTGTCAGCGAGTTGAAACGCGGTAATTTTTTTGGTGAAATATCCCTTCTCTCTGGCCGGTTTAGAAACTCAACTGTAGAGGCGTCGCTGGATGTAACTGTGTATTGTCTTTCCCGTGAGAATTTTGATGTTTTAATCAAAACCAATAGAAGTATCGGATTATATTTAAGCCGTTTTTACGCCAAACGAATGAGTGTTGAGGCAGAGGATGGCGCCCCTCACCCCATGGTTCCGATATTTTATGCGGTCTCTGCCACTGGTCCGGAATTGGGTGTATCTCATTTTTTATATTCCGTTTCCTTTCACATTTCAGATGAATCACATAAAAAGGTAGTGGTGATTGAGCCTCACCTTGAAGCTGACAGAATAATGGAGAAATATGACCTGGCCCGGATAGAATGTCCGGACCAGGGACTTTTCAGTCTGCTGCCCCCTGACAGCTATAAATCTGCAGATATTCACTGGTATGAACATCTGTCAGGATTCCATGTTTTGCAGTTGCGTACCGGCTTTTCTAAGAGGCTGTCTGAAATTATGCCGGTTCTGATGGCCAGCCTGAAGGAATCCTATGATGTGGTCTTTTTTAATCTGACCCATTTCCTTAATGATATGGAAAGGCTGTTTGTGCGGTTATGCGACCGTACTCTCTTACTCGTTCATAATACAGAAGAAAAATTCAAAGAAGTTCGGTCCCGACTCACAGAGCTTGAAACGATTTGCGGCCCCAGTGCGTTTTTAGGAAAAATCCGGGTCGGAGTCAGCCATTTGTACGGTGAAAAAGGGATAGCCAGACAGGAACTAAGGCAGCGCTTTGGGCTGTCCGAGACGCCGGGGATCTGGGTGGACCGTTCCGAGTTGGCAGTCAAAGACCGGATAGATACTGATAAATGCTTTCCGGTCCGGGGCCCGAGAGCTGTTGCCCGGGAAATCGCCGGTATCCGGTTAGGTCTTGCACTGGGAGCAGGCGGTGCAAGGGGGTGGGCCCACATCGGAGTGCTCAAAGTGTTAGAGGACGCCGGCATTCATATTGATATGATTTCAGGGACCAGTATGGGGGCACTTGTCGGCGGAATATATGCAGCCAGCGCATCTGTTGAAAAATTAAAACAGTCCACAATAGATCTATTTCGAACCCGATCAGACACCCGCCGGAAAATTTTTGATTATACTGTCCCCAGGCAAGGCCTGCTCAAGGGGAAAAAGGCGGCACAGCTTGTACGAAACGCTGTCAGCAATGCGGATTTCCTGGATTTGATAATCCCGACGTATCTGGTGGGCGTAGATATTTTAAACGAAGAGGAAGTGATTTTTGAAACCGGTGATGTCACTGATGCTGTGCGTGCCAGTATTGCAATTCCTGCTGTGTTTTCTCCCTTTAAACATCAGGGTCGGTGGATGGTCGACGGCGGACTTTTAAACCCGGTGCCAGTGGATATCCTGCTTCGAAAGGGCGCAGACATGGTTATTGCCGTGTGCATTGAGTCAAAGCCTTCAGAGGCTAAAACAACCAGAAAAGATCCCAGTATTAAGCAGATTATTTCCCAAACCATCAGCATTGTTCACGGCAGGGCCACCAGTGATTTTGTGAAAAATGCAGACCTTGTGCTTTACCCGGATGTGGGCGCCTATGCCTGGGATGATTTTCACCAGGGCACAGCTTTGATGCACCATGGTATGACTGAATGTTCCGAGAGGTTAAATGAAATTCAACAAATGCGAAAGGCGAAAGGCGTGAAAACTTAA